The following coding sequences are from one Virgibacillus necropolis window:
- the essC gene encoding type VII secretion protein EssC, giving the protein MKHLWLFYDQVYHYVELPDEQTDVISIGNDIHHIITVQLFTIEPSLTVEIQNDQLVVYQDGNFQGEIGYQSPLTLTIDGHKMTFAMREGNLIEKTFYIGNQQEVNVDDETKTLHYLLFRNEKQWFVKPYQDDIYINGHKIDSITPIVLGDSVFHPYSFMTMTKNDSITIASTSTIPLSLPVIKEPTTDLKQKYPVYRRTPRMVYDLPDDKISFSFPSEEGEDNRRGLMLIIMPPLVMLLVMGMVTLVQPRGIFILISVSMFATTLVTSTIQFFKEKKLQREKKKKRIRLYTRYLENKRDELQKLAVKQRDILYYHFPSFEKMKYLTAEVSNRIWERTMMSRDFLHYRIGRATVPSSYNVSVQSGDMSNQEIDDLLEKSQELVAHYKYVKNVPLTIDLSTGPTGLVGKDSIVKSEIQQIVGQLSFSQSYHDVRFVAIFDEEEYEYWEWMKWLPHFQLPHAYAKGFIYNEQTRDQLLSSIYEILKERDLDNEKDKKMFVPHLIFIVTNRQLISEHVILEYLEGNHTDIGISTIFAADTKESLSENIHTLVRYINEQEGDILIQQQKAIHTPFWLDEHTQADNEKFSRMLRSMNHQLGMSNSIPDKVSFMGLMQVDKAEELQISEKWLKNQSSKTLAVPIGLKGKDDQVFLNLHEKAHGPHGLLAGTTGSGKSEFLQTYILSLAVHFHPHEVAFLLIDYKGGGMAQPFKFIPHLLGTITNIEGNKNFSKRALASIKSELKRRQRLFDTYEVSHISDYTALYKSNEAKEPLPHLFLISDEFAELKNEEPEFIRELVSAARIGRSLGVHLILATQKPGGIIDDQIWSNARFKVALKVQDDSDSKEILKNPDAAKLSVTGRGYLQVGNNEVYELFQSAWSGAPYAKDAFGTEDDVALVTDLGLVPLSDVSAEEGSKKNKITEIEMITKEIAQVQENMDIHKLPSPWLPPLPERLSYSSEVPSDTEGYYIGMIDEPEMQRQTNYSYQPMDDGNIGIFGSSGYGKSTTVLTLLLNFARKNSPDSFQYYIFDFGNGALLPLQQLPHTGDYFRSDDQRKIEKFLVFINDDMERRKQLFRDQEVSNIKMYNMVSEQPLPLLFITLDNFDLVKEEMQDLENKFTQIARDGQSLGIYTILTATRTNAVRQALMSNLKTKIVHYLMDAGEKFTVLGRTQYETEAVQGRAYIQKEESYLAQLFLPTEGENDVEMLENVKQVVQYLKDIYQEAEKPKEIPMLPRKLDFVAFRKSYEMDKVKKLIPIGLDEDSVKPTYMDFQKDKHCLIVGDVQKGKTNILKLILHTMKDSKDNKIAVFDSVNHGLAEYADDEQVVYMETKEQVEGWLQIADAEFLKREEEYRDALNTRKTASLGFEPFILLIDGMDNFRGNIDSLIQSKLANYIKNYSHLGFSIIVTGNTGEFTKGFDPFTNEVKLIKQAILLMRKTDQSMFNLPYTRNEAEIQAGFGYHINSGRVRKIQIPLCESERMTSV; this is encoded by the coding sequence TAATAACCGTGCAGTTATTTACTATTGAACCATCACTAACGGTTGAGATTCAAAATGATCAATTAGTTGTGTATCAGGATGGAAATTTTCAAGGTGAAATAGGGTATCAATCACCATTAACGCTGACAATTGATGGACACAAAATGACTTTTGCTATGCGTGAAGGGAATTTGATCGAAAAAACTTTCTATATCGGCAATCAGCAGGAAGTAAATGTCGATGACGAAACAAAGACACTACATTATTTACTTTTCAGAAACGAAAAGCAGTGGTTCGTAAAACCATATCAAGACGATATATATATAAATGGTCATAAAATTGACTCAATAACGCCAATCGTTTTAGGGGATAGTGTGTTTCATCCTTATTCCTTTATGACAATGACAAAAAATGACTCTATTACAATAGCTAGTACATCAACTATACCGTTGTCACTACCAGTAATAAAGGAACCAACAACTGATTTAAAACAAAAGTATCCAGTTTATCGTCGAACACCAAGAATGGTTTATGACTTACCGGATGATAAGATTTCATTTTCTTTCCCTTCTGAGGAAGGTGAAGATAACAGACGGGGGTTAATGTTGATCATTATGCCTCCATTAGTAATGCTTTTAGTAATGGGGATGGTTACCCTTGTACAACCAAGGGGTATATTTATTTTGATTTCAGTTTCCATGTTCGCTACAACTCTTGTGACATCAACAATACAATTTTTTAAGGAAAAAAAACTACAACGTGAAAAGAAAAAGAAGCGCATTAGGCTTTATACACGGTATCTTGAAAATAAAAGAGATGAACTGCAGAAGCTGGCAGTAAAACAACGAGATATACTTTATTATCACTTTCCGTCATTTGAGAAAATGAAATACTTAACAGCTGAAGTTAGTAACAGAATATGGGAAAGAACCATGATGAGTCGGGACTTTCTACATTATAGAATTGGTCGTGCAACAGTACCTTCAAGCTATAATGTATCGGTTCAGAGCGGTGATATGTCCAACCAGGAAATAGATGATTTGTTAGAAAAGTCACAGGAATTAGTTGCACATTATAAATATGTTAAAAATGTTCCACTTACAATTGATCTATCAACAGGACCGACTGGGTTGGTTGGTAAGGATTCCATTGTAAAAAGTGAAATTCAACAAATCGTTGGTCAATTAAGTTTCTCTCAAAGTTATCATGACGTACGCTTTGTTGCGATTTTCGATGAAGAGGAATATGAATATTGGGAATGGATGAAATGGTTGCCACATTTTCAATTACCTCATGCTTATGCAAAGGGTTTTATTTATAATGAACAAACTCGTGATCAACTGCTTTCCTCTATTTATGAAATACTAAAAGAACGTGACTTAGATAACGAAAAAGATAAAAAGATGTTTGTTCCACACCTTATTTTTATCGTTACAAATCGTCAGTTGATTTCCGAACATGTTATCTTAGAATATTTGGAAGGTAATCATACTGATATTGGGATATCGACTATTTTCGCTGCAGATACAAAAGAAAGTCTTTCGGAAAATATTCATACACTGGTACGGTACATTAATGAACAAGAAGGTGATATTTTAATTCAACAACAAAAAGCAATACATACTCCTTTTTGGTTAGATGAACATACACAGGCAGATAATGAAAAGTTTTCTCGTATGCTACGATCAATGAACCATCAGTTAGGAATGAGTAATTCCATTCCCGATAAAGTGTCATTCATGGGATTGATGCAAGTGGACAAAGCGGAAGAATTGCAAATCAGTGAAAAGTGGTTAAAAAATCAGTCATCCAAGACACTGGCTGTTCCAATTGGATTGAAAGGAAAAGATGATCAAGTCTTCCTGAATTTACATGAGAAAGCACACGGTCCACATGGTTTGCTTGCAGGAACAACTGGTTCTGGAAAAAGTGAATTTTTACAAACGTATATTTTATCACTTGCTGTACACTTTCATCCCCATGAGGTTGCCTTTTTACTAATTGATTATAAAGGTGGAGGGATGGCACAGCCATTTAAATTTATACCACACTTATTAGGAACCATTACCAATATTGAAGGCAACAAGAACTTTAGTAAACGGGCACTCGCTTCTATTAAAAGTGAATTAAAGCGGAGACAACGGTTATTTGATACATATGAGGTAAGTCATATTAGTGATTATACAGCCTTATACAAGTCTAATGAGGCGAAAGAACCACTGCCACATTTGTTTTTAATTTCCGATGAATTTGCGGAATTGAAAAATGAGGAACCTGAGTTTATTCGAGAGCTTGTTAGTGCTGCGCGTATTGGGCGTAGTCTGGGGGTCCATTTGATCTTGGCCACACAAAAGCCTGGAGGAATTATCGATGACCAAATCTGGAGTAATGCTCGTTTTAAGGTAGCCTTAAAAGTTCAGGATGATAGTGATAGTAAGGAAATTCTAAAAAACCCTGATGCAGCAAAACTTTCTGTGACCGGTCGTGGATACTTACAGGTTGGTAATAATGAAGTTTATGAATTATTTCAATCTGCTTGGAGTGGGGCGCCATACGCAAAAGATGCCTTTGGAACTGAAGATGATGTTGCGCTTGTAACCGACCTTGGACTTGTACCCCTGTCAGATGTTTCTGCAGAAGAAGGCAGTAAAAAGAATAAGATTACCGAAATAGAGATGATTACGAAAGAAATTGCTCAGGTACAAGAAAATATGGATATTCATAAATTGCCAAGTCCTTGGTTACCGCCATTACCTGAACGTTTATCTTATAGTTCAGAAGTTCCAAGTGATACAGAAGGCTATTATATCGGCATGATAGATGAACCGGAAATGCAACGTCAAACAAATTACAGTTATCAGCCTATGGATGATGGTAATATCGGAATATTTGGATCTTCAGGGTACGGAAAGTCAACTACTGTACTGACACTTCTATTAAACTTTGCAAGAAAAAATAGTCCTGATAGTTTTCAGTATTACATTTTTGATTTTGGTAACGGAGCCTTATTGCCATTACAGCAGTTACCACACACAGGTGATTATTTCCGTTCGGATGATCAACGGAAGATTGAAAAGTTTCTTGTTTTTATCAACGATGATATGGAGCGGCGCAAACAACTATTTCGCGATCAAGAGGTAAGCAATATCAAAATGTACAACATGGTAAGCGAACAACCATTACCATTACTATTTATCACATTAGATAATTTTGATCTTGTAAAAGAGGAAATGCAGGATTTAGAAAATAAGTTCACACAAATTGCAAGAGATGGGCAATCATTAGGAATATACACAATCTTGACTGCAACACGAACTAATGCAGTCAGACAGGCGTTAATGAGTAACCTAAAAACAAAAATTGTTCATTACCTAATGGACGCAGGGGAAAAGTTTACTGTTCTTGGTAGAACACAATATGAAACAGAAGCAGTACAGGGAAGAGCTTATATCCAAAAAGAAGAATCCTATTTAGCACAACTATTTTTGCCGACTGAAGGTGAGAATGATGTGGAAATGTTAGAGAATGTAAAACAGGTAGTTCAATATCTAAAAGACATTTATCAAGAGGCAGAGAAGCCAAAAGAAATACCAATGCTTCCAAGAAAACTAGACTTTGTCGCATTTAGAAAAAGTTATGAAATGGATAAGGTTAAGAAACTTATCCCAATTGGCCTTGATGAAGACAGTGTTAAACCAACATATATGGATTTTCAGAAAGATAAACATTGTTTGATTGTCGGTGATGTTCAGAAAGGTAAAACGAACATTCTAAAACTAATCCTTCACACCATGAAGGATAGTAAAGACAACAAAATTGCCGTTTTCGACTCCGTGAATCATGGTTTAGCAGAATACGCAGATGATGAACAGGTAGTTTATATGGAAACAAAGGAACAAGTTGAAGGATGGCTGCAAATTGCCGACGCGGAGTTCTTAAAACGTGAGGAAGAATACAGGGATGCGTTAAATACTCGTAAAACTGCATCACTGGGATTTGAACCGTTTATTCTTCTAATCGACGGAATGGATAATTTTAGGGGGAACATTGATAGCTTGATACAATCCAAACTAGCTAATTATATTAAAAATTACAGTCATCTCGGATTTAGTATCATTGTTACAGGCAATACAGGTGAATTCACTAAGGGATTTGATCCATTTACCAACGAAGTGAAATTAATTAAACAAGCAATATTGTTAATGAGAAAAACAGATCAAAGTATGTTTAATTTACCATATACAAGAAATGAAGCGGAAATTCAAGCAGGCTTCGGGTATCACATAAATAGTGGTCGTGTGAGAAAAATTCAAATTCCCCTTTGTGAATCAGAAAGGATGACAAGCGTATGA